In one Bradyrhizobium sp. 4 genomic region, the following are encoded:
- the cobN gene encoding cobaltochelatase subunit CobN, with protein sequence MHVVFRESRGLEETAIPRDIGQDPADLVVLSYSDSDLATFAAGWRRGRDSLPSLRLVNLAELRHPLSVDTYIERTLAQARGILVRLIGGESYWSYGLGALQQLAKERGIVLAVLPADGRDDTRLDAYSTLPVSTLRRLKVLCDTGGPVASQAAIAQLALASGLYAGPVIGETAVPEMGFYDPARGVIAAPALGEGRPRALVTFYRSYLTAADTGPVDALIAALREKGFDAHGVFVTSLKAAGVADWLRVHLAQNPPAAIVNATAFSAMGDDGTTPFDAASCPVFQVALSTARREDWASSLRGLSPGDLAMHVVLPEVDGRLFAGVVSFKSAAMRDPDLQFSHLAHRPDEERVKAVAARVAAWRRLAEKPAAEKRMALVLSNYPGRPHQIAHAVGLDALASVEALVSDLAEAGFDLDPVHALGETLLERTLSWSVADYRATLSRLPQVLQDDLAQAWGAPETDPGCRDGAFRFAAIPCGRSIIAVQPERGDAATRDADYHDLARTPRHAYVAFYLWMREQGCDAVVHMGAHGTLEWLPGKSVALSQACWPEALIGDLPVIYPFIVNDPGEAAQAKRRLGAITIGHLPPQLAASAVPDGLRRLEQLLDEYSTADGLDPVRRQRLIAAIRDEARAAGLEDDLGLDATAAPAEAIPRIDRFVCDLKESQFGDGLHVFGRGACGDAERDALRAALAGQRVAPGPSGSPYRGRQDVLPTGRNLFAVDPRAVPTPSAHAQGIKLAEELLRRHLQDHGDWPKGLVVDLWGSATMRTAGEEFAMALHLAGLAPRWDHASGRVTGYDIIAPAELDRPRIDVTLRVSGLFRDVFSGLAQLFEAAAEALSAREDEGDENPYRHRTSRVFAPRPGQYGVGLSAIPDAFTPETREAAGEAWLSASSWAFSADGEIRLDRAGIEKRLASADVFVHVQDLPETDLLLAADYAAHEAGIAAAAAHLGAAGPSLYHLDATRPEQPHARTLTEEISRVVRARAANPAWIAGMMRHGFRGAAEITATLEHMAAFAHLAGAVPPHLFDLYYDATLGHDEVRAFMARENPAALAAMETCFTRLHEASLWRTRRNSIAAALREAS encoded by the coding sequence ATGCACGTCGTCTTCCGCGAGAGCCGCGGTCTCGAGGAGACCGCGATACCAAGGGACATCGGCCAGGACCCGGCCGATCTCGTGGTGCTCTCGTATTCGGATTCCGATCTTGCCACATTCGCGGCCGGCTGGCGCCGTGGCCGCGACAGCCTGCCCTCGCTACGGCTCGTCAATCTCGCAGAACTCCGTCATCCGCTCTCGGTCGACACCTATATCGAGCGCACGCTTGCGCAGGCGCGCGGCATCCTCGTCCGCCTGATCGGCGGGGAATCCTACTGGTCGTATGGGCTCGGGGCCCTGCAGCAACTGGCGAAGGAGCGCGGCATCGTGCTGGCGGTGCTGCCGGCCGACGGCCGCGACGACACGCGTCTGGATGCGTATTCCACCCTGCCGGTCTCGACGCTGCGGCGGCTCAAGGTGCTCTGCGACACCGGCGGCCCCGTCGCATCGCAAGCCGCGATCGCGCAGCTTGCGCTGGCTTCGGGCCTCTATGCCGGCCCCGTGATCGGCGAGACGGCCGTGCCCGAGATGGGCTTTTACGATCCGGCGCGCGGTGTCATTGCCGCGCCGGCGTTGGGTGAGGGCAGGCCGCGTGCGCTCGTGACCTTCTATCGCTCCTATCTCACCGCTGCCGACACTGGCCCGGTCGATGCCCTGATCGCCGCATTGCGCGAGAAGGGGTTCGACGCGCATGGTGTGTTCGTCACCTCGCTGAAAGCCGCGGGGGTCGCGGATTGGTTGCGGGTGCATCTTGCGCAAAATCCTCCTGCCGCGATCGTCAATGCGACGGCGTTCTCGGCGATGGGCGACGACGGCACGACGCCGTTCGATGCCGCATCCTGCCCGGTGTTCCAGGTCGCACTCTCCACGGCACGCCGCGAGGATTGGGCGAGTTCGCTCCGCGGCCTGTCGCCCGGCGACCTCGCGATGCATGTGGTGCTGCCCGAGGTCGACGGCCGCCTGTTTGCGGGCGTGGTGAGCTTCAAATCGGCAGCGATGCGCGATCCCGATTTGCAATTTTCGCATCTGGCACACAGGCCGGACGAGGAGCGCGTGAAGGCCGTGGCCGCGCGCGTTGCGGCCTGGCGTCGCCTTGCGGAGAAGCCGGCCGCCGAAAAGCGGATGGCACTCGTGCTCTCGAACTATCCGGGCCGCCCGCATCAGATCGCGCATGCGGTCGGTCTCGATGCGCTGGCCTCGGTCGAAGCCCTGGTATCCGACCTCGCGGAGGCCGGCTTCGATCTCGACCCGGTCCATGCGCTCGGCGAGACGCTGCTCGAGCGGACCTTGAGCTGGAGCGTTGCCGATTACCGCGCTACGCTCTCGCGCCTTCCGCAAGTGTTGCAGGATGATCTCGCGCAAGCCTGGGGCGCGCCGGAGACCGATCCCGGTTGCCGCGACGGCGCATTCCGTTTCGCCGCGATTCCATGCGGCCGGTCGATCATCGCGGTTCAGCCGGAGCGCGGCGATGCGGCAACGCGCGATGCCGACTATCACGATCTCGCGCGCACGCCGCGCCACGCTTATGTCGCGTTCTATCTCTGGATGCGCGAGCAGGGCTGTGATGCCGTCGTGCACATGGGCGCCCACGGCACGCTGGAATGGCTGCCTGGAAAATCCGTGGCGCTGTCGCAGGCGTGCTGGCCGGAAGCCCTGATTGGCGATCTGCCCGTGATCTATCCCTTCATCGTCAACGATCCCGGCGAGGCCGCGCAGGCCAAGCGGCGCCTGGGCGCCATCACGATCGGCCATCTGCCGCCGCAGCTCGCAGCATCAGCGGTGCCGGACGGGTTGCGCAGGCTCGAACAGCTCCTCGACGAATACTCGACCGCCGATGGCCTCGATCCCGTCCGCCGCCAGCGTCTGATCGCCGCGATCCGCGACGAGGCACGCGCGGCAGGCCTCGAAGACGATCTTGGCCTCGATGCAACGGCCGCGCCCGCCGAAGCGATCCCGCGGATCGACCGTTTCGTCTGCGATCTCAAGGAAAGCCAGTTCGGCGACGGCCTCCACGTATTCGGCCGCGGTGCCTGCGGGGACGCGGAGCGCGACGCTTTGCGGGCCGCGCTTGCAGGACAGCGCGTCGCGCCGGGGCCGTCAGGCTCACCCTATCGCGGCCGGCAGGACGTGCTGCCCACGGGACGCAACCTTTTCGCCGTCGATCCGCGCGCGGTACCTACGCCGTCGGCGCATGCGCAAGGCATCAAGCTCGCCGAAGAATTGCTACGTCGTCATCTGCAGGATCATGGCGACTGGCCAAAGGGACTTGTCGTCGACCTCTGGGGCTCGGCGACGATGCGCACCGCGGGCGAGGAGTTTGCCATGGCGCTGCATCTGGCCGGCCTCGCACCGCGCTGGGATCACGCTTCCGGCCGTGTGACCGGCTACGACATCATCGCGCCTGCCGAGCTTGACCGGCCCCGCATCGACGTCACGCTGCGTGTCTCGGGCCTGTTTCGCGATGTCTTCTCAGGCCTTGCGCAATTGTTCGAGGCGGCAGCCGAGGCGCTGTCGGCCCGCGAGGACGAGGGCGACGAAAATCCATATCGGCACCGCACATCGCGCGTGTTCGCGCCGCGTCCCGGACAATACGGCGTGGGCCTCTCGGCGATCCCGGACGCCTTCACGCCCGAGACGCGCGAAGCCGCCGGCGAAGCGTGGCTGTCGGCATCGTCGTGGGCGTTCTCCGCCGATGGCGAGATCAGGCTCGATCGTGCCGGTATCGAGAAGCGGCTCGCATCCGCCGATGTTTTTGTTCACGTGCAGGATTTGCCGGAAACCGATCTTCTGCTCGCGGCCGACTATGCCGCGCATGAGGCCGGCATTGCGGCCGCCGCGGCACATCTCGGTGCGGCAGGGCCATCGCTCTATCATCTCGATGCGACGCGCCCCGAGCAGCCGCATGCGCGTACGCTGACCGAGGAAATCTCCCGTGTCGTCCGCGCGCGCGCGGCCAATCCGGCCTGGATCGCCGGCATGATGCGCCACGGTTTTCGCGGGGCGGCCGAGATCACCGCAACGCTCGAGCATATGGCCGCCTTCGCGCATCTGGCCGGCGCCGTGCCACCGCATCTGTTCGACCTCTACTACGATGCGACGCTCGGACATGACGAGGTCCGGGCCTTCATGGCCCGCGAAAATCCGGCGGCACTCGCGGCGATGGAGACGTGTTTCACGCGCCTGCATGAAGCCTCGCTCTGGCGAACGCGCCGCAATTCGATCGCGGCTGCGCTGCGGGAGGCGTCATGA
- a CDS encoding precorrin-2 C(20)-methyltransferase: MGRIICCGLGPGDPDLMSVRADRTVRGAKHVAYFRKKGRPGQARRIVEGMLAADVTEYPMEYPVTTEIAFDTPEYVQLLAGFHDEWAERLARLARAVDVVVLCEGDPYFYGSFMHLHTRLQGRVEIEVIAGIPGMVGCWNGVGQPIALGDDVTTVLMGTLAEAELERRMRDSDALVIMKTGRNLAKVRRALAAAGRLDDAWLVERGTMPGERVVRLAEIDAADCPYFAIVLVHGKGRHPDAAE; this comes from the coding sequence ATGGGACGCATCATCTGCTGCGGTCTCGGCCCCGGTGATCCCGATTTGATGAGCGTGCGCGCCGATCGCACGGTGCGCGGCGCAAAGCATGTCGCCTATTTCCGCAAGAAGGGCCGGCCCGGCCAGGCGCGCCGCATCGTCGAGGGCATGTTGGCGGCCGACGTCACCGAATATCCGATGGAATATCCGGTCACCACGGAAATCGCCTTCGACACGCCTGAATATGTCCAGCTGCTTGCCGGCTTCCACGACGAATGGGCGGAACGTCTGGCCCGGCTGGCGCGTGCGGTCGACGTCGTCGTGCTCTGCGAGGGCGATCCTTACTTCTACGGCTCCTTCATGCATCTGCACACGCGCCTGCAAGGCCGTGTCGAGATCGAGGTGATCGCCGGCATTCCCGGCATGGTCGGCTGCTGGAATGGCGTGGGACAGCCGATCGCGCTCGGTGATGACGTGACGACGGTGCTCATGGGCACGCTCGCCGAGGCCGAGCTCGAGCGCCGCATGCGCGATTCCGATGCGCTCGTGATCATGAAGACCGGGCGCAATCTGGCAAAGGTCCGCCGCGCGCTCGCTGCCGCCGGACGGCTGGATGACGCCTGGCTGGTCGAGCGCGGCACCATGCCGGGCGAGCGCGTGGTGCGGCTCGCGGAGATCGATGCCGCCGACTGCCCCTATTTCGCGATCGTGCTCGTGCACGGCAAGGGCCGGCATCCGGACGCCGCCGAATGA
- a CDS encoding precorrin-8X methylmutase yields the protein MPHIYETDGAAIYRQSFATIRAEADLARFTPDEEQVVVRMIHAAGMVGLEAHIRFTSGMAVAARAALQKGAPILCDARMVSEGITRARLPAANAVICTLGDETVPALAQSMRNTRSAAALELWRPHLDGAVVAIGNAPTALFHLLNMLEDRSCPRPAAIIGCPVGFVGAAESKAALMADPSVAALTVEGRLGGSAITVAAVNALASRSE from the coding sequence ATGCCGCACATTTACGAGACCGACGGCGCGGCGATCTACCGGCAGTCCTTTGCGACCATCCGGGCCGAAGCCGATCTTGCGCGCTTCACGCCGGACGAGGAGCAGGTGGTGGTGCGGATGATCCATGCCGCCGGCATGGTCGGCCTCGAAGCGCATATCCGCTTCACATCAGGCATGGCGGTCGCCGCCCGCGCGGCGTTGCAGAAGGGCGCACCGATCCTGTGCGACGCGCGCATGGTCTCCGAAGGAATTACGCGCGCGCGGCTTCCCGCCGCCAACGCCGTCATCTGCACGCTGGGCGACGAGACCGTTCCCGCGCTCGCGCAGTCCATGCGCAACACCCGTTCGGCTGCGGCCCTGGAGCTGTGGCGGCCGCATCTCGACGGCGCGGTCGTGGCGATCGGCAATGCGCCGACCGCGTTGTTTCATCTCCTCAACATGCTGGAGGACCGGAGCTGCCCGCGGCCCGCGGCGATCATCGGCTGTCCCGTCGGCTTTGTCGGCGCAGCCGAATCCAAGGCTGCGCTGATGGCCGATCCGAGCGTCGCCGCGCTGACGGTCGAGGGCCGCCTCGGCGGCTCCGCGATCACGGTCGCCGCCGTGAACGCGCTGGCGAGCCGGAGCGAATAG
- the cobJ gene encoding precorrin-3B C(17)-methyltransferase, producing the protein MTGTLTIAGLGPGSDALVTPEVSAALAAATDILGYAPYVARVPARAGLTLHPSDNREELQRASEALRLTAEGGQVVIVSSGDPGVFAMASAVFEALEQAPQWRELPIRVLPGVTAMLAAAARAGAPLGHDFCAINLSDNLKPWAVIEKRLRLAAEADFAIAMYNPRSASRPEGFGRALAVLNEAGCGERLVIFARAISAADEKIETVRLNAATPEMADMRTLVIVGNSQTRRVGRWVYAPRQVR; encoded by the coding sequence ATGACGGGCACGCTGACCATCGCGGGCCTCGGGCCGGGCAGCGATGCGCTGGTGACGCCCGAGGTCTCCGCCGCGCTTGCCGCCGCGACCGACATTCTGGGCTACGCGCCCTATGTCGCGCGCGTGCCAGCGCGGGCAGGGCTCACTTTGCATCCTTCCGACAATCGCGAAGAGCTGCAGCGTGCAAGCGAGGCATTGCGGCTCACGGCCGAAGGCGGGCAAGTCGTCATCGTGTCCTCGGGCGATCCCGGCGTCTTCGCAATGGCTTCTGCCGTGTTCGAGGCGCTCGAACAGGCGCCGCAATGGCGGGAGCTGCCGATTCGTGTGCTGCCCGGCGTCACTGCGATGCTGGCGGCTGCCGCGCGCGCCGGCGCGCCGCTCGGCCATGATTTCTGTGCGATCAACCTCTCCGACAATCTCAAGCCGTGGGCGGTGATCGAGAAGCGCCTGCGGCTCGCCGCGGAAGCCGACTTTGCCATTGCGATGTATAATCCGCGCTCGGCGAGCCGGCCGGAGGGATTTGGCCGTGCGCTCGCAGTGCTGAACGAGGCCGGCTGCGGCGAACGGCTCGTGATCTTCGCGCGCGCGATCAGCGCCGCCGATGAAAAGATCGAGACCGTCAGGCTGAACGCAGCGACACCTGAAATGGCCGACATGCGCACGCTGGTGATCGTGGGCAACTCGCAGACACGCCGCGTCGGCCGCTGGGTCTATGCGCCGAGGCAGGTGCGATGA
- the cobG gene encoding precorrin-3B synthase, with translation MSASVVKGWCPGALRPMQSGDGLVVRVRPFGGRLDAAQISGLAHLAERHGNGLVDVTSRANLQIRGVNETSHRLLLEGLAQLALLDPDADTESRRNILVTPFWRARDATQSLAAELEEALADSSLELPTKFGFAIDDGTSRVLAGDSADVRIERDHSGALLVRADGDKLGRSVARGEAVTTALAFADWFVISGGARGGRGRMAAHLATGAILPEALRGEAEPAPIMAAARPGLYAQGAMVGVAFGQMAHATLNQFAGCGHALRMTPWRMVLSEGKRAMPSATGLITEAYDPALRVIACSGAPRCREAHADTRGLAAALAPNIGAAARLHVSGCAKGCAHSGPAAITLVATGAGFDLVRAGSTRDEPILRGLNRDDIVRDPSILMGGH, from the coding sequence ATGAGCGCTTCCGTGGTCAAGGGCTGGTGTCCCGGCGCCCTGCGCCCGATGCAATCGGGCGACGGGCTCGTGGTCCGCGTGCGTCCGTTCGGCGGACGGCTCGACGCGGCCCAGATCTCCGGACTGGCCCATCTTGCCGAGCGCCATGGCAACGGCCTGGTCGACGTGACCAGCCGGGCCAATCTCCAGATCAGGGGCGTCAACGAGACCAGCCACAGGCTGCTGCTCGAGGGCCTTGCCCAACTGGCGCTGCTCGATCCGGACGCTGACACCGAATCCCGTCGCAACATCCTTGTGACGCCGTTCTGGCGTGCCCGCGACGCGACCCAATCGCTCGCCGCCGAGCTCGAGGAGGCGCTCGCCGATAGCTCGCTCGAACTTCCAACCAAGTTCGGCTTCGCCATCGACGACGGCACCTCACGCGTGCTTGCGGGCGATTCCGCGGACGTGCGGATCGAGCGCGATCATTCCGGCGCACTGCTGGTCCGGGCTGATGGCGACAAACTCGGCCGCTCCGTCGCGCGTGGCGAGGCCGTGACCACCGCGCTCGCATTCGCCGACTGGTTCGTGATCTCAGGCGGCGCCAGAGGCGGGCGAGGGCGGATGGCGGCGCATCTTGCCACTGGCGCAATCCTGCCGGAGGCATTGCGCGGCGAGGCCGAGCCGGCGCCGATCATGGCGGCGGCGCGTCCCGGCCTCTATGCGCAAGGTGCGATGGTCGGCGTCGCCTTCGGGCAGATGGCGCATGCGACGCTCAACCAGTTCGCCGGTTGCGGACATGCGCTGCGCATGACGCCATGGCGGATGGTTTTGAGCGAGGGCAAGCGCGCGATGCCGAGCGCGACCGGTCTCATCACCGAGGCCTACGACCCTGCGCTGCGCGTCATCGCCTGCAGCGGTGCGCCACGCTGTCGCGAGGCGCATGCCGATACCCGCGGCCTTGCCGCGGCGCTGGCGCCGAACATCGGCGCGGCCGCACGGCTCCACGTCTCCGGCTGTGCCAAGGGCTGCGCCCATTCCGGTCCGGCCGCCATCACTCTGGTCGCGACCGGCGCAGGCTTCGATCTCGTGCGCGCCGGGTCGACACGCGATGAGCCCATCCTGCGCGGGCTGAACCGCGACGACATCGTCAGAGATCCCTCCATCTTGATGGGAGGGCACTGA
- the cbiT gene encoding precorrin-6Y C5,15-methyltransferase (decarboxylating) subunit CbiT produces the protein MADPWLTIIGIGEDGLAGLSEASRKALDDAETVFGGERHLALAGVTGRGRPWPVPFDADVVLSCRGRPTAVLASGDPFWYGAGASLAKKLDAGEWIAHSAPSTFSLATARLGWRLESVACLGLHAAPFERLVPHLARGARIICLVRDAKAAGDLAKWLTARGWGASTFWTLTALGGPREIINEHRADGFAGDLAGSLVTVAVEARGAQGLPRRSGLSDELFVHDGQITKRPIRALALSALAPRPGERLWDIGAGSGSISVEWTLCGGTAIAVEAREDRAANIRSNAAAFGLAHRITVITGKAPEVLADLDAPDAVFIGGGLDIAMFDAVWSRLSPGTRLVAHSVTLETEALLGELHQRHGGELMRVEIAHAASLGRYRSWEAVRPVVQWSAVR, from the coding sequence ATGGCTGATCCCTGGCTGACCATCATCGGTATCGGCGAAGATGGCCTTGCCGGGCTGTCCGAGGCAAGCCGAAAGGCGCTCGATGATGCCGAAACTGTCTTCGGCGGTGAACGGCATCTTGCGCTTGCCGGCGTGACCGGGCGCGGCCGTCCATGGCCGGTGCCGTTCGATGCAGATGTCGTGCTGAGCTGCCGCGGCCGCCCCACAGCGGTGCTCGCCTCCGGCGATCCGTTCTGGTACGGCGCCGGCGCGAGCCTCGCCAAGAAGCTGGACGCGGGCGAGTGGATTGCGCATTCCGCGCCGTCGACCTTCTCGCTCGCCACGGCGCGACTAGGCTGGCGCCTTGAGTCCGTGGCGTGCCTCGGTCTCCACGCCGCGCCATTCGAGCGTCTCGTGCCGCATCTGGCGCGAGGCGCACGCATCATTTGCCTCGTGCGCGACGCGAAGGCGGCAGGCGATCTCGCGAAGTGGCTGACGGCGCGCGGATGGGGTGCCTCGACATTCTGGACACTCACCGCGCTTGGCGGGCCGCGCGAAATCATCAACGAGCATCGCGCCGACGGTTTTGCAGGCGATCTTGCCGGGAGCCTGGTGACGGTGGCGGTGGAGGCGAGAGGAGCGCAGGGCCTTCCCCGCAGATCGGGACTATCGGACGAACTCTTCGTCCATGACGGCCAGATCACCAAGCGTCCGATCCGTGCGCTCGCGCTCTCGGCGTTGGCGCCGCGTCCCGGTGAACGGCTGTGGGACATTGGCGCGGGCTCGGGTTCGATCTCGGTCGAGTGGACGCTGTGCGGCGGCACCGCGATCGCCGTCGAGGCGCGCGAGGATCGCGCCGCCAACATTCGCAGCAATGCAGCGGCGTTCGGGTTGGCACATCGGATCACAGTCATCACGGGAAAGGCGCCTGAAGTCCTTGCTGACCTGGACGCACCTGACGCCGTGTTCATCGGCGGCGGTCTCGACATCGCGATGTTCGACGCGGTCTGGTCGCGGCTCTCGCCCGGTACGCGGTTGGTCGCGCATTCAGTAACGTTGGAAACGGAAGCGCTGCTGGGTGAGCTGCACCAGCGCCACGGCGGTGAACTGATGCGCGTGGAGATTGCGCACGCCGCTTCCCTCGGCCGCTACCGGTCCTGGGAGGCGGTGCGGCCCGTGGTGCAATGGAGCGCGGTCCGATGA
- a CDS encoding cobalt-precorrin-6A reductase: MTRALILGGTADASLLAAEIARAGIDAVYSYGGRTRAPAGQPLPTRIGGFGGVGGLADYIRREEITHVIDSTHPFAAKMSRNAVAACAETGTPLIALERAPWTKAPGDNWIEIPDVNAAVAALPEAAANVFLAIGRQHIAPFATRPQHAYTLRFVDPPDVPLPFAADVIVSRGPFTLEGELEMMRKRSITRIVARNSGGDGARAKIDAARVLGLPVIMIARPQLPERLRVEGVAEIMQWLGHRTCLGA; the protein is encoded by the coding sequence ATGACGCGCGCCCTCATTCTGGGCGGAACGGCCGACGCGAGCCTGCTCGCGGCGGAGATCGCGCGCGCCGGCATTGACGCTGTGTATTCCTATGGCGGCCGCACCCGCGCGCCCGCCGGTCAGCCGTTGCCGACGCGTATCGGCGGTTTTGGCGGCGTCGGCGGTCTTGCCGATTACATTCGTCGGGAAGAGATCACGCACGTGATCGACTCGACCCATCCCTTTGCCGCCAAGATGAGCCGCAATGCGGTCGCGGCATGCGCGGAAACCGGGACGCCGCTGATCGCTCTGGAGCGGGCGCCCTGGACCAAAGCGCCCGGCGACAACTGGATCGAAATACCTGATGTCAACGCCGCGGTCGCCGCACTCCCCGAGGCGGCGGCAAATGTGTTCCTCGCGATCGGCCGCCAGCACATCGCACCGTTCGCGACCAGGCCGCAGCACGCCTACACGTTGAGATTCGTCGATCCGCCCGATGTGCCCCTGCCCTTTGCCGCGGACGTGATCGTGTCGCGTGGGCCATTCACGCTTGAGGGCGAGCTGGAGATGATGCGCAAACGCAGCATCACCCGGATCGTCGCCCGCAATTCGGGCGGCGACGGCGCGCGCGCCAAGATCGACGCTGCGCGGGTACTCGGCCTGCCGGTGATCATGATCGCACGACCGCAACTGCCGGAAAGATTGCGGGTCGAGGGCGTGGCCGAGATCATGCAATGGCTCGGTCATCGCACCTGCCTCGGCGCATAG
- a CDS encoding DUF1636 domain-containing protein, which produces MTVTLHVCITCRAGQTLGEGETTPGKRLHGAILEAGVPDGVSVVPVECLSACNQGCSVALSAPGRWSYVYGRLSDAHASDVVAGAAAYVAAPDGLVPWRSRPEIFRKQSLARIPPILPLAVVPEAAE; this is translated from the coding sequence ATGACCGTCACACTTCATGTCTGCATCACCTGCCGCGCCGGCCAGACGCTTGGCGAGGGCGAGACGACGCCCGGCAAGCGCCTGCATGGTGCGATCCTCGAGGCCGGCGTGCCCGATGGCGTCAGCGTGGTTCCGGTCGAATGCCTATCTGCATGCAACCAGGGTTGCTCGGTCGCGCTCAGCGCACCCGGCCGCTGGTCCTATGTCTATGGTCGCCTCTCGGATGCGCATGCGAGCGACGTGGTCGCGGGCGCCGCGGCCTATGTGGCCGCACCCGATGGCCTCGTGCCCTGGCGCAGCCGCCCGGAGATCTTCCGCAAGCAATCGCTTGCCCGCATTCCCCCCATTCTCCCCTTGGCCGTCGTGCCGGAGGCCGCCGAATGA
- a CDS encoding cobalamin biosynthesis protein translates to MKVAGLGFKKDVTLASLREALLAAGGPEGLAAVATVSDKADAGVLKQLARECGVPIKAVAAEMLAGIDTPTQSNLIAKKFGTGSVAEAAALAAAGPGARLIATRVVSQDRTATAAIAEGDGA, encoded by the coding sequence ATGAAGGTCGCCGGGCTCGGATTCAAAAAGGATGTCACGCTGGCCTCGCTGCGTGAGGCGCTTCTGGCGGCCGGTGGTCCCGAAGGCCTCGCAGCAGTGGCGACGGTCAGCGACAAGGCCGACGCGGGGGTGCTGAAGCAGCTCGCGCGCGAATGCGGCGTGCCGATCAAGGCGGTCGCCGCCGAAATGTTGGCCGGCATCGACACGCCGACGCAGTCAAACCTCATCGCGAAAAAGTTCGGGACGGGATCAGTCGCCGAAGCGGCAGCGCTTGCGGCAGCTGGTCCTGGCGCGCGATTGATCGCGACGCGGGTGGTCTCGCAGGATCGCACCGCGACCGCGGCGATCGCGGAAGGAGACGGCGCATGA
- the cobW gene encoding cobalamin biosynthesis protein CobW produces MNSLAKVPVTVVTGFLGSGKTTLIQHLLANANGKKLAVLVNEFGSEGVDGEILKSCADANCPEENIIELANGCICCTVAEDFIPTMEKLLSRPVRPDHILIETSGLALPKPLLKAFDWPEIRSRITVDGVIALADAEAVAAGRFAPDPIAVEAQRAADGNLDHETPLSEVFEDQIACADIVLLTKADLAGAAGLEAAKAAITAEMSRRVPMLAITDGAIDARVILGLGAAAENDLAARPSHHDGEEDHEHDDFASVVIDLPEVTDIDALVASVHRLAREQNVLRVKGYIAVEGKPMRLLLQAVGERVRHQFDKPWGAGARRSKLVVIGEHGNIDEAAIKAGLGI; encoded by the coding sequence ATGAATTCGCTTGCAAAAGTCCCCGTCACGGTCGTCACGGGCTTTCTCGGCTCCGGCAAGACCACGCTGATCCAGCACCTGCTTGCCAACGCTAACGGCAAGAAGCTCGCGGTGCTCGTCAACGAGTTCGGCAGCGAGGGTGTCGATGGCGAGATTCTGAAATCCTGCGCCGATGCGAATTGCCCGGAAGAGAACATCATCGAGCTCGCCAATGGCTGCATCTGCTGCACCGTCGCGGAAGATTTCATTCCGACCATGGAGAAGCTGCTGTCGCGGCCGGTGCGGCCCGATCATATCCTGATCGAGACCTCGGGCCTGGCGCTGCCCAAGCCGCTGCTCAAGGCATTCGACTGGCCGGAGATCCGTTCGCGCATTACGGTCGACGGCGTGATCGCGCTGGCCGACGCCGAAGCTGTCGCCGCTGGCCGCTTCGCGCCCGACCCAATTGCGGTCGAGGCGCAGCGCGCGGCGGACGGCAATCTCGACCATGAGACGCCGCTGTCGGAAGTGTTCGAGGACCAGATCGCCTGCGCCGACATCGTGCTGCTGACCAAGGCCGATCTTGCGGGTGCGGCAGGGCTCGAAGCAGCCAAAGCGGCGATCACCGCCGAGATGTCGCGCCGCGTGCCGATGCTGGCGATTACCGACGGCGCGATCGACGCGCGCGTCATCCTCGGCCTCGGCGCTGCCGCCGAGAACGATCTCGCCGCGCGTCCCTCGCATCACGACGGCGAAGAGGATCACGAGCACGACGATTTTGCGTCCGTCGTGATCGATCTTCCTGAAGTCACCGACATCGACGCGCTGGTTGCATCGGTTCATCGTCTGGCGCGCGAGCAGAATGTGCTGCGCGTCAAGGGTTACATCGCGGTAGAGGGCAAGCCGATGCGTCTCTTGCTGCAAGCGGTCGGCGAGCGCGTGCGGCACCAGTTCGACAAGCCCTGGGGCGCGGGTGCGAGGCGGTCAAAGCTGGTCGTGATCGGCGAGCACGGAAACATTGATGAAGCCGCGATCAAGGCGGGACTCGGTATCTGA